In a genomic window of Syngnathus typhle isolate RoL2023-S1 ecotype Sweden linkage group LG4, RoL_Styp_1.0, whole genome shotgun sequence:
- the sdr42e1 gene encoding short-chain dehydrogenase/reductase family 42E member 1: MEIARAETCLITGGCGYFGYRLAAHLHKNGAKVILFDVVPPKSDALEGFTFVQGDIRSYEQVVSAVSGVDCLYHVASYGMSGREQLKRLRIEEVNVDGTRNVLDACIQCGVPRLVYTSTFNVVFGGQEIRNGDENLPYLPLHLHPDHYSRTKSIAEMAVLKANGTALKDGSGVLRTCALRPAGIYGPGEQRHLPRIVGYIEKGIFSFVYGKASSLVEFVHVDNLVSAHVLAAEALTARKRHRAAGQAYFISDSRPVNNFEFFRPLVEGLGYPFPTLRLPVTLVYFAAFLIETIHRLVAPLYDFQPLLTRTEVYKTGVTHYFSTAKAEGQLGYRPKEYNLDEVVRWFRSRGHGRKRQSSRAGQLVVNVLVVAAFMAALLSFLPVVGN; this comes from the exons ATGGAAATTGCACGCGCGGAAACATGCTTGATAACAGGAGGCTGTGGATACTTCGGCTATCG CCTGGCGGCTCATCTGCATAAGAATGGTGCCAAAGTCATCCTGTTTGACGTCGTCCCTCCGAAGAGTGACGCGTTGGAGGGATTTACATTTGTCCAAGGAGATATCCGAAGCTACGAGCAAGTGGTGAGTGCCGTTTCGGGCGTGGACTGCTTGTACCATGTGGCCTCCTACGGCATGTCCGGCCGGGAGCAGCTAAAGCGGCTTCGCATTGAGGAGGTGAACGTGGACGGCACCCGGAACGTCCTGGACGCCTGCATTCAGTGTGGCGTACCGCGACTTGTTTACACCAGCACTTTCAACGTGGTCTTCGGAGGTCAGGAGATACGCAACGGAGATGAGAACCTCCCGTATCTGCCGCTCCATCTCCACCCGGACCACTATTCCCGGACTAAATCCATAGCGGAGATGGCTGTCCTCAAAGCTAACGGGACAGCGCTTAAGGACGGTTCCGGGGTGCTGAGGACTTGCGCCCTGCGCCCGGCCGGAATCTACGGGCCCGGGGAGCAGAGGCACCTGCCCAGGATCGTGGGCTACATCGAGAAAGGGATCTTCAGCTTCGTCTACGGGAAAGCCAGCAGCTTGGTGGAATTCGTCCACGTGGACAATCTGGTGTCGGCGCACGTGCTCGCCGCAGAAGCGCTGACCGCCCGGAAGCGTCACCGTGCCGCTGGACAGGCCTACTTCATTTCTGACAGCCGCCCTGTCAATAACTTTGAGTTCTTCAGACCCCTGGTGGAAGGTTTGGGGTACCCTTTCCCAACGCTGCGCCTCCCCGTGACCTTGGTTTACTTTGCCGCCTTTCTCATCGAAACCATCCACCGCCTGGTGGCACCGCTCTACGATTTCCAGCCGCTGCTGACGCGAACCGAGGTCTACAAGACGGGCGTGACGCACTACTTCAGCACGGCCAAGGCCGAGGGCCAGCTGGGTTATCGGCCCAAGGAATATAACCTGGATGAGGTGGTCCGTTGGTTCCGGAGCAGGGGACACGGGAGGAAGCGGCAAAGCTCCCGCGCCGGTCAGCTGGTAGTGAACGTTTTGGTTGTTGCTGCTTTTATGGCGGCGTTGCTCTCTTTTCTACCAGTTGTCGGCAACTGa